The following proteins are co-located in the Geomonas agri genome:
- the rplN gene encoding 50S ribosomal protein L14, with protein MIQMQTLLDVADNSGAKKLFCIKVLGGSKRRYAGIGDIIVASVKEALPNSKVKKGDVVKAVVVRTAKAVGRPDGSYIRFDTNSGVVINNAKEPVGTRIFGPVARELRAKKFMKIISLAPEVL; from the coding sequence ATGATTCAGATGCAGACACTATTGGACGTGGCGGACAACTCCGGCGCGAAGAAGCTCTTTTGCATTAAAGTGCTCGGCGGTTCCAAGCGCCGTTACGCCGGGATTGGCGACATCATCGTCGCTTCCGTCAAGGAAGCTCTCCCCAATTCGAAGGTGAAGAAGGGCGACGTGGTGAAGGCTGTCGTGGTGCGTACCGCTAAGGCTGTGGGGCGTCCGGACGGCTCCTACATCCGTTTCGACACCAACTCCGGCGTGGTCATCAACAACGCCAAGGAGCCGGTCGGCACTCGTATCTTCGGACCGGTCGCCAGGGAACTTCGCGCCAAGAAGTTCATGAAGATCATATCC
- the rpsQ gene encoding 30S ribosomal protein S17, translated as MSERGNRKTQIGVVVSDKMDKTAVVKVDRLVKHPVYNKYIKRSAKYKAHDIDNSAKIGDRVLIVETRPLSKDKRWKIRQIIESKA; from the coding sequence ATGAGCGAAAGAGGCAACAGAAAAACTCAGATCGGCGTGGTCGTCTCGGACAAGATGGACAAGACCGCAGTGGTTAAGGTCGACCGCCTGGTGAAGCACCCCGTCTACAACAAATACATCAAGCGCTCCGCCAAGTACAAGGCGCACGATATCGACAACTCCGCCAAGATCGGCGACCGTGTTCTTATCGTGGAAACCCGTCCGCTTTCCAAGGACAAGCGCTGGAAGATCAGACAGATTATCGAGTCCAAGGCTTAA
- the rpmC gene encoding 50S ribosomal protein L29, with amino-acid sequence MKANELKNATAAELETKSAELTKELFNVKFQLHTGRLENTAKVANLRKDIARVKTILREKRG; translated from the coding sequence ATGAAGGCTAACGAACTTAAAAACGCGACGGCAGCAGAGCTTGAGACCAAGAGCGCCGAGCTTACCAAGGAACTCTTCAACGTGAAGTTTCAGCTTCACACCGGGCGTCTTGAGAACACCGCCAAGGTGGCGAACCTCAGAAAAGACATCGCCCGCGTGAAGACCATACTCCGCGAAAAGAGAGGCTAA
- the rplP gene encoding 50S ribosomal protein L16, with protein MLMPKKVKHRKQMKGRMTGTLQRGVELAFGDFGLQATECGWLDSRQIEAARIAMTRYIKRGGKIWIRIFPDKPLTAKPAETRMGKGKGSPDSWVCVIKPGRVLYEMEGVSEEVAREAFRLAAHKLPVATKFITRAEINEG; from the coding sequence ATGTTAATGCCCAAGAAAGTTAAGCATAGAAAACAGATGAAAGGGCGCATGACCGGCACCCTCCAGCGCGGCGTCGAGCTTGCGTTCGGTGATTTCGGTCTGCAGGCAACCGAGTGCGGCTGGCTGGATTCCCGCCAGATCGAGGCCGCCCGTATCGCCATGACCCGTTACATCAAGAGGGGCGGCAAGATCTGGATCCGTATCTTCCCGGACAAACCGCTCACGGCGAAACCCGCCGAGACCCGTATGGGCAAGGGGAAAGGCTCCCCGGATTCCTGGGTCTGCGTCATCAAGCCTGGCCGCGTCCTGTACGAAATGGAAGGGGTCAGCGAGGAAGTGGCGCGCGAGGCATTCCGGCTTGCGGCGCACAAGCTCCCCGTAGCCACCAAGTTCATCACGAGGGCGGAAATCAATGAAGGCTAA
- the rpsC gene encoding 30S ribosomal protein S3, with protein sequence MGQKVNPIGFRLGVIKTWDSKWYAEKDYAKLLHEDLKLRNFLKKRLYHSGVSKIEIERAAGKAKINIFTARPGLIIGKKGSEVETLKKELAKLTDKEVYLNIQEVRKPELDAQLVAENVAMQLERRIAFRRAMKKSVTSTLKFGAKGIRITCSGRLGGAEMSRTEWYREGRVPLHTLRADIDYGFAEAKTTYGIIGVKVLLFKGEVLSAKK encoded by the coding sequence TTGGGTCAGAAAGTAAATCCTATAGGTTTCAGGCTCGGGGTTATCAAAACCTGGGATTCCAAATGGTACGCGGAAAAAGATTATGCGAAGCTTCTTCACGAAGACCTGAAGCTGCGCAATTTCCTTAAGAAAAGGCTGTATCATTCCGGCGTCTCCAAGATCGAGATCGAGCGCGCTGCGGGCAAAGCGAAGATCAACATCTTCACCGCACGTCCGGGCCTGATCATCGGCAAGAAGGGCTCCGAGGTCGAGACTTTGAAGAAGGAGCTGGCCAAGCTCACCGACAAAGAGGTCTACCTTAACATACAGGAAGTCAGGAAGCCGGAGCTGGACGCCCAGCTCGTCGCCGAGAACGTGGCCATGCAGCTGGAGCGCCGTATCGCCTTCCGCCGCGCCATGAAGAAGAGCGTCACCTCGACGCTCAAGTTCGGCGCCAAGGGGATCAGGATCACTTGCTCCGGCCGTCTGGGTGGGGCAGAGATGTCGAGGACCGAATGGTACCGCGAAGGTCGGGTGCCGCTGCACACGCTGCGCGCGGACATCGACTACGGTTTCGCCGAGGCGAAGACCACCTACGGTATCATCGGCGTAAAAGTGCTCCTCTTCAAGGGTGAAGTGCTCTCCGCTAAAAAATAG
- the rplV gene encoding 50S ribosomal protein L22: MESSAKLSSVRLSPRKTRLVVDLVRGKGIQTALNTLRFSPQPSAKLISKLLSSAVANAEQKGCSDVDKLFVKTIFVDGGAVLKRFTPRAMGRASKIRKPTSHITVVLAEKK; this comes from the coding sequence ATGGAATCATCCGCTAAATTATCCTCTGTCCGCCTCTCCCCGAGGAAAACACGCCTGGTCGTGGACCTCGTCAGGGGCAAGGGCATTCAGACTGCGCTGAACACCCTGCGTTTCTCGCCGCAACCGTCGGCGAAGCTTATCTCGAAGCTCCTTTCCTCGGCTGTTGCCAACGCCGAGCAGAAGGGTTGCTCCGATGTGGACAAGCTCTTCGTCAAGACGATTTTCGTCGACGGCGGCGCGGTACTTAAGCGCTTCACCCCCCGCGCCATGGGCCGGGCTAGCAAGATCAGAAAACCGACGAGCCACATTACCGTGGTCCTTGCGGAAAAGAAATAA
- the rpsS gene encoding 30S ribosomal protein S19 translates to MARSIKKGPFVDAHLEAKAQAEQAGSKKVIKTWSRRSTITPDFIGLTFAVHNGKKFIPVFVTENMVGHKMGEFSPTRTFYGHAADKKSKLKKK, encoded by the coding sequence ATGGCAAGATCTATAAAGAAGGGGCCTTTCGTTGACGCACATCTGGAAGCGAAAGCCCAGGCAGAACAGGCCGGCAGCAAGAAGGTGATCAAGACCTGGTCGCGTCGCTCGACCATCACCCCGGATTTCATCGGGCTCACCTTCGCGGTGCACAACGGCAAGAAGTTCATCCCTGTGTTCGTCACTGAGAACATGGTCGGCCACAAGATGGGCGAGTTCTCACCTACCAGAACCTTCTACGGCCACGCTGCTGACAAGAAGAGCAAGCTCAAGAAGAAGTAA